From Toxorhynchites rutilus septentrionalis strain SRP chromosome 2, ASM2978413v1, whole genome shotgun sequence, a single genomic window includes:
- the LOC129766177 gene encoding uncharacterized protein LOC129766177, translating into MELNISKCKTITFTRRQSFISHDYVVCSAVIENNAEISIKDLGVIFDTKLKFTEHINTVIGKGYAVLGFIRRNSKSFRDPYTLKALYVSMVRSVSEYAACVLAPYHTTHIVRIEKVQRCFIRYALRQLPWNS; encoded by the coding sequence ATGGAGCTGAACATCAGCAAGTGCAAGACAATAACCTTTACGAGGCGTCAATCGTTTATATCTCATGACTACGTCGTTTGCTCTGCTGTTATCGAAAATAACGCCGAGATCTCCATCAAAGATCTCGGCGTTATTTTCGACACCAAACTGAAGTTTACCGAACACATCAACACCGTCATCGGAAAAGGATACGCTGTCTTAGGGTTTATCCGGCGCAACTCGAAGTCCTTCCGAGACCCGTACACGCTGAAGGCTTTGTACGTCTCAATGGTACGAAGTGTCTCTGAATACGCAGCATGCGTGTTGGCTCCCTACCATACAACGCATATCGTCAGGATTGAAAAAGTGCAACGCTGTTTTATCCGCTACGCCTTAAGGCAACTGCCGTGGAATTCCTAA